The Oncorhynchus gorbuscha isolate QuinsamMale2020 ecotype Even-year linkage group LG06, OgorEven_v1.0, whole genome shotgun sequence sequence atcgttgtcctgttggaaggtgaaccttcacaccAGTCTCTGGTCCTGAGCGTAATGGAGCataaggttttcatcaaggatctcgctgtactttgctccgttcatctttccctcgatcctaacgagtctcccagtccctgccactgaaaaacatctccacagcatgatgctgctaccaccatgcttcacagtagggatggtgccaggtttcctccaaacgtgacgcttggctttcataagttcaatattggtttcttcaaatcagagaatcttgtttctcatggtctgagagtctttaggtgccttttggtaaactccaagcaggctgtcgtgtgccttttactgtggtGTGGCTTaaatctggccactctaccataaaggcctgattgctggagtgctgcatagatggttgtccttctggaaggttctcccatctccacataggaactctggagctctgtcagagtgaccattgggttcttggtcacctccctgaccaaggcccttctctcctgatTGCACAGTTTGGCCTGGGCGGcaagctctaggaaaagtcttggtggttccaaacatttaagaatggagaccactgtgttcttgggcacgctgcatatatttttttttacacttccccagatctgtgcctcgacacaatcctgtctctaaggacaattctttcgacctcctgacttggtttctgctctgacgtgcactgtcaactgtggggccttatatagacaggtgtgtgcctttccaaatcatgtccaatcaattgaatttaccacaggtggcctccaatcaagttgtagaaacatctcatggatgatcaatggaaacaggatgcacctgagctcaatttcgagtctcacagcaaagggtctgaatacttatgtaaataaggtatttctgctttttatttgtaataactttgcaaaaaaaatgtcaaacctgttttcgctttgtcattatggggtattatgtttAGATTGTAAGAACgatcatacattttagaatgatTATGTaagataacaaaatgtggaaaaagggatatttatttaacctttatttaactcggcaagttagttaataacaaattcGTTCCCAATgtcagcctaccaaaaggcctcctgaggGGACAGGGGCGAGGATGAAACAaaaaggacaaaacacacatcacgacaagagggacaccacaacactacataaagagagacctaagataaCATAGCATGGTATCAACACCACCTGACAACAACATTAAGCAaaaacatggcagcagcacaaaacatggtacaaacattattttgcacagacaacagcaaaaaaggcaaggaggtagtgacagcAATGCattacactgtgttaacaaccctccaggcaagcttcaatgccatacaaccctccttccgtggcctccaattgctcttaaatacaagtaaaactaaatgcatgctcttcaaccgatcgctgcctgcacctgcccgcctgtccaacatcactactctggacggctctgacttagaatacgtggacaactacaaatacttaggtgtctggttagactgtaaactctccttccagacccacatcaaacatctccaatccaaagttaaatctagaattggcttcctatttcgcaacaaagcatccttcactcatgctgccaaacatacccttgtaaaactgaccatcctaccaatcctcgacttcggcaatgtcatttacaaaatagcctccaataccctactcaacaaattggatgcagtctatcatagtgccatccgttttgtcaaaaaagtcccatatactacccaccattgcgacctgtacgctctcattggctggccctcgcttcatactcgtcaccaaacccactggctccatgtcatctacaagaccctgctaggtaaagtccctccttatctcagctcgctggtcaccatagcatcacccacctgtagcacgcgctccagcaggtatatctctctggtcacccccaaaaccaattctttctttggctgcctctccttccagttctctgctgccaatgactggaacgaactacaaaaatctctgaaactggaaacccTTACatgtatctccctcactagctttaagcaccaactgtcagagcagctcacagattactgcacctgtacatagcccacctataatttagcccaaacaactacctctttccctaccaaatttattttatttatttattttgctcctttgcaccccattatttttatttctactttgcacattcttccactgcaaatctaccattccagggttttacttgctatattgaatttactttgccactatggcctttttttgcctttacctcccttatctcatctcatttgctcacatcgtatattgactttctactgtattattgactgtatgtttgactgtatgtttgttttactccatgtgtaactctgtgttgttgtatgtgtcgaactgctttgctttattttggccaggtcgcaattgtaaatgggaacttgttctcaacttgcctacctggttaagtaaaggtgaaataaaaataaataaataaataattacgcAAAGCTGCCACAAcagtcagtaagagtgtccatgattgagtctttgaatgaagagatggagataaaaccgtccagtttgagtgtttgttgcagctcgttccagtcactagctgcagcgaactgaaaagacgaatAACCCAGTgtgcgctttggggacctttaacagaatgtgactggcagaacgggtgtttgtggaggatgagggctgcagttggtatctcagataggggggagtgaggcctaagagggtttttataaattagcatcaaccagtgggtcttgcgacgggtatacagagatgcacagtttacagaggagtatagagtgcattGATGTGTCctgtaaggagcattggtgggaaatctgatggccaaatggtaaagaccatctagccgctcgagagaaCCCTTACCTGCccatctataaattatgtctccgtaatctagcatggataggatggtcatctgaatcagggttactTTGGCAGCTGGGTTTAAaaaggagcgattacgatagaggaaaccaagtaaaggggtctgagtactttccgaatgcactgtatgtgcttGTTGATACTAGGCTAAACATGTCATCACTTAAAAATCTTGCCTCAGTTTCAGCATTATAGAACTTGCATATTAATAACCACCCATTTAAATCTGGAGCTTTCAGACCCCTCCTGTTCACTGCTCACCTTCTTGTGGTTCTTGTAGACATTCCGGTGGGCAAACTCCTTCCCACACAGCTTACACTTGTAGGGCTTGTCTTCGCTGTGGATGATCTTATGGGCCGTCACCTGGTCCAGACGCTTGAACGAACGACTGCAGATCTCACAGGTGTACGGACGTTTCTCtaaccagagacagacagacaatcagagagagcgagggagagatagTGAGATAGTATACAATGTCTGAGTGTATCTCTGAGTGTACAGAGTCTTACCTGAGTGAGTGATCATGTGGCGCTTGAGCTGATTGGTAGAGATGAATTTCTTATCGCAGGCAGTACAGTCAAATATCTCGTGTACCTAGAGATACATACAGTACCCAAAAGACCAGACACACGGGGTGGTTAAGTAAGAGTTAGAGATCGTGGTGTGAAGTGATCAGTGTTGAGGTCAATTCTGAATTGCTCTTTAATTCCAAGGAAGCAGAATTGTAATTCAACTTCAATGAAAGGAGGTAGAATTTAATTCAATGAAATTCAAATGGCTTATTTATTCTACACATCGCCATAAGACATTTTTATTTTGACATTATGTATGGTTACCAAAACCATGCAGCATAAGGTTGAACCATTTGCTTTTTAAAACTCATTCTTCtagaaaaaatatatagaatAATTAAATTGGTAAGGAAATATTctaacatcatgttgtgggttgtctataataataataattccctTAATGTTTTTAAATATCAGAAAAAATAAATTTATCAGAATGCATTAGATCAAACACTGCAGTATGGAAGTGAACAATCTTAACATctcattacaacaacaacaaaaatgtgtttgGCATCTTTGAGTTATAATCAAACGCATATTTGAAATGGTATGTTTTGGACCCCAACCCTGGAGGTGACACAGAAAGAGAGCATTTCTGGGCTCGCTGTGTTCTGTACATGACACTGTGTGACCTTTTCCACACTTGCAGGTAGGAGAGTACATtcagagacacacagtcacactttTACTCCTTACACAACTACGTCTGCACACAGAAATATAATTAAACTGCTGAAAAGTTTGAATCCCTCGTCTGCTCTGAGCATGGTTGTAACAATAGCACATTTGATAGCTCTTCTGCCTAATGCTACAAAATGCTAAGACTGAATAGCTCCTCTGCTCAGAGCTTCTATAATAAAACTAAGATTGAGCAGTTCAGGCAAATTATCACAATAGCTGGTTTAAGAAGCTTTTGTGCAAACTTGTCTTTATGTAAAGTTTGATCACTCTTGTGCTACGTTCTAAAGTGTCTTTGTCTGAAGTTCAGCAGTAATATGTCTTCTGTTCCATAGAACTTCGCTCCAACAATTCTTTCCTCTTTCTTTGCGTAATGCTTTTTAAACCTCCGAAAATGATTCTTCCAATGACTTTTAAAACCTTTCTGAATAACCTGTCGTACAAGAGAAGAATGAAGCACTCATTGAATTCAAGTTTGTGACTGACCCACATCTCCCTATAAAATCACATTTTTCTGTGACTACTGTCAATGAGGAAAGAgcctctcacaaagacaaagaCATTAACACAGCAAATACCGCTAAAAACGTCTTCAAGTTCACATGTACCACATATAGAATTTATAGAACTGACTTTTGACAGCATGAAAAAGGTCCGAATATGGCAACGCACTCAAATACATACGGTGAAAGTTTAGAAACACAATATGAaaactgattgactgactggcaggttgattggttggttggttgatagTTCTACAACAGATCAATCCACCTATCTAAACATTTCTTAATGATTAACAGCTGCTGATAAAGTGTGTTCGTGATGAATCCCTTCTGACCCTGTTCAGTTCATTAGAGTGGAGTAATAGTAATGTCTTCTGACTAATCTATTGGATGGATGTTGACAGGGAAAATGAAGCCTTACCCAAACACCAGCTGAGTTCACTGGTCATAAATATCAAACCCTCATTTGGATGGGAAGCCAAACCAATCACAAACCAATCAAATAACTCACTGCAAACATATTTCATTTCATGCCGATGAAAATGCCTCACTGTGAGATAGTTTGTGATGGGAATACCTTACCTCCATTAATCTCTAAAAGTAATGTAATATAATGGTTTTGTGGTCCTGTCATTTTTCCGTTTGATTTTTTTTCCTAAAGAGGTCAATCTCTGAGAGGAAGAATCCTGACGCCAGGGTTAGCCTTGTTGTCTACTCGCCATGCCTCTTAAGTTTCATGAGAGTCTGTGGGGATGAGCTTGTGAAATAAAAACCAACCTTTCTCTACTGTCTCACGGTCAGAAAATGTAACAAATTTAGCATAAAGCCAAACTCCtactgagagagaagaagagtgagACAGGAGCAGATGGTGAGCATGGGATTAGGAAAGGGATAGGGACACAAAGGAATTGAACAAAAAAAGATGGATGGATATGAAGGAAATAGACCTTAAATGAAGAGACATGGCCAGTGTGAAATCAGCACTAGCCCCGGACCCTAATACCAGAGGGATAGGTGGGGCCAATAAAACATATCCAGTCCTTCCAGATCTCTGAAGGACCAAACTGTGTCTAGGAATACAGGCTAAGGGTTGGCCAGAGACAGTGTAACAGTGAGACAGTTAGGAAGGTGAGACAGTGATGTTGTAGGTAGGAGCCAGACCTTACGATGTTCCTGGAGATTCAGTAAGGAGGAGCATTTCCTGTTGCAGATGGTGCACATAAGCTTCCGCCTGGAACTTCCTGAAACACAATGATTGGACAAGCAGAGTGACCAATCCTGCTCTACATGTCTCAATTTACAGTGTGATAATGTGGTGGCTAGCAATGACAACAATGGTCAGGGCATTCCACATGTTAGTGAACAGCATCATCGCTCACCTGATAGAAAAGCCACTTCCATCTGAAGCACAGCCAGACAAAAACACATATTGAATCAGATAATCACTTGAGGTCAAAGTTGAACTACCAGATGTACAGTCAGGTCCAacattattggcacccttgactGTATGTtaaaaattatattattttatactaatacaatatctcagagaaagagattttgttttgACAACCTTTAAAAAGATAGAGGTCAAAATGATTGCCAATCTtaagaccattcctccatacagaaacatacagatccttgatatccttccgCCTGCTaatatggactgccctcttcaattcagaccacaggttttcaatggggttcaagtccggagactgagcTGGCCATTGAAAAATGCTGATAGTGTGATTAATTAACTATTTATTTGCGGATATTGATGGGTGCTTAGGGTTATTGTGTTGCTTGAAGGCCAAGTGTCAGCCTCCTGGCAAGGCAACAAGGTTTTTAGCTCAAATGTCCTGGTACATGGTAAAGTTCAAAATGCCATTGACCTTAATAAGGGACACAAAATAGCCTGATAACATTGAAGATATATTTGACAGAAGATCCcccccaatgtgttctccaatctcatgaaacatttgagaaaaaggctcagtgtcaTCCTCACaaggggagggtgctggagtattaTTGGAAACAGTGGTGCCAATCACTATGAACACCATCTGTATTTTATTtggtattacttgttaaacaaaatcggtttctctgagcaattgtattagtataaaataacatTATTTAGCCATTTGTTTTAGCACACAacgtagctcagtatttgtattatttatttcatgcagtcttttttgctcatctttatcaagggtgccattCATTTTGGACCTGACTGTGTTCTCTTCCGACTGTCGGGGCAACCAAGACGTAGCATAAACAAGACACTAATAAAAGCCGTCTGCCACCACTGGGCTCATCCACAAAATGTACTGGACAATTAAAGCTCAATTCAGTATAGTGACGAAACCTGAACTCCCCCATTCTCAACATTTATTTATGAGTCACGTGTGCCACATCTGTAGAGTTAAACCACATCCCCCCTCGCCTACACACTCCTGATACTGACCAGACCGGTTAAAAGATCAAGGCAGATACGTATTTCTACTCATCATCATTGTTGGCTGCGTCTGTATATACTGACTACCTGCGTATGTGTGAGAACTGAAACCGACCTGTGTGGACGTTCCCTTTGTGTTTCTTCAGAGCGTCTTTGCTCTTGAACCTCTTCCCACAGCTCTCAGCCTTACAGATGAACCTGGCGTCTCCTCTACACGCCTCCTTGTGCTGGTCATAACTACACGCACAGGGAATACAgacaagtcacacacacacacacacacacacacaggaactcaTACAACAACTCAGACAGATAGCAGCCCCTGTGTGCATGTTATGCTACTATGTGGGTTTGTGTTCTAGTTATGTAGGCCTACCTGGACTCTGAGCTGAAGGTGATGTGGCAGAGGGAACACTGGTGGTGGCCTCTGGAGGAGTCTCCTGAATGACCCAGGGTCTCAGCACAGTGCAGAACACTGAGGGGAAGATAAAGGAGGTGTAGAGTCAGACAGGGGTAATAAAGATATTAACAGAAATGCTGTAGAAGAAAATACTATACAAAAAAAATATCCAAGTGGCCTACATTCAAAgattcaatcatggacactcttactgacagatgtggctgcttcgcgtggtgtattgttgtctctaccttcttgcccattgtgctgttgtctgtgcccaataatgtttgtaccatgttttgttctgctaccatgttgtgctgctaccatgttgtggtgctaccatgctgtgttgtcatgtgttgctaccatgctgtgtcgtcatgtgttgctaccatgctgtgtcgtcatgtgttgctaccatgctgtgtcgtcatgtgttgctaccatgctatgttgttgtcgtcttaggtctctctttatgtagtgttctggtgtctcgcttgtcgtgatgtgtgttttgtcctatatttcaaaaatgtatttttaatcccagccctctTCCCCGCAGGAGGCGTGTTTTGCCTAAagaagcatttgttcttaactgacttgcctagttaaatcaaaagTTAGATCTTTTTTATAACAGGAAACTAATAGAGTTGATGAATCGGGTGGATACATTTTTTACTGGagtgtgtgcaaatctgtcagTTCCACTATATGATCCATTTGGTAGCATACTTCTGTGTAACTCAAAGAATGTCAGGTAAGTATTGTACTGAGATGATGTAGGCTACACACTGGCGCTGCAAGGCTTGTTTGATGGGGAACTTCTTGCCACAGTTCCTGCACTTGTACTCTTTTTCCTCTGTGATTGGTCTCTGGTGCAGGCTCTGGAGGTGGGCTGCTAGGATCTCCTCGCTAGGGAAGCTGCTCTCACACAGCAGGCACGGGTGGTCCTCCTTCTTGATCACCAGTTCTATACacacaaacattacacacacacggaTACGCGCGCACATATTACACACTTCAAGCAAACTGTTGGACTGACAAAACAGGGTTTATAAACATGGTTGCTGTAAAACTTTGATAGGCATGTACCCATTTCAATGAGATGTTTGGCCTCTTTGCTGTCTTCATCTTCCTCTTTGATGatttcctcttcctcatcctcttcctcttcctccataTCACTGTCCAGGTAGCCTATCAGCATTTCTGTGTCTGTCTCAATGTCGTCCACTGCCAAGTAGAAGATATTCTCTCCATCCTGAGagatcagaacacacacacacacacacagaggaagaaaGGGGTTAGCTGAAGGTTGAACTCATTGAACCTAGACACTCGTCTGCTAAGGCTTGATTAAGGTCAGAGGTCAAGCACTCAAAATCCTAAACATGTCGTCATTAACATCCATATACCTAAAGGTCATGCTCTAACGAAATCAAAGCGTAATTTTATTTTGGCTAAGGGATTTATAAATAGACATAGATATTAATTTAACAGGGTAAAACACAATAAATGTCACTTTTGATGTAACACAGAGCTCTAACACACATGAATGACCTTTGAATAAGTAATCACTTTTAGCACTCTGGAATTAATGACAGAACCTCAGCCAGACGACCACAGGTCCTGttcttcttcccttccttctacAGTTGTTTTCCCTTCTTCCTCTAGTGAACCATTACGTTCTTAGAGAGCTGACATTTCCCAGGccaaaccgtgtgtgtgtgtgtgtgtgtgtgtgtgtgtgtgtgtgtgtgtgtgtgtgtgtgtgtgtgtgtgtgtgtgtgtgtgtgtgtgtgtgtgtgtgtgtgtgtgtgtgtgtgtgtgtgtgtgtgtgtgtgtgtgtgtgtgtgtgtgtgtgtgtgtgtgtgtgtgtgtgtgtgtgtgtgtgcgtgcgtgcgtgcgtgcgtgtgtgtgtgagagggagtgtgTTAGGCTGAACTATCCTTGAAGttctcacaaggatagtaaaacaaaggAGAATtcgacaagtggggacattttgctggtccccacaaggaaaacttatattttaggcttagggtttAGGTTTAAGGTTACAATTAGGctcagggttaggagttagggttaggggtttaaaTTAGgggaaataggattttgaatgggaaaaTCCTATATTTGTGGGATTATGGATGTAATAAATCTGATCTTAATCACAGTGACTGACATGGTTTGTTCTATTTAGAAGGGatatttggtccccacaaggacagTAAAAGAAAGGTGTTAGTGAGTTTAAGCTAAGGCCAGGGACACATTTTCTTACCTTAattaatgatggcctaggaacagtgggttaattgccttgttcaggggaagaatgacagatgtttaccttgtcagctgctcagggattcgatcttgcaacctctcggttacaagtccaacgatctaaccactaggctacctgcctcccacaCACACGATGTGTGTGTTCATGACTTTGGCTAATAGATCTGATTGCGTatgggttgtctatgtttgtGGGATTATGGATGTAATGAATCTGATCTTAATCACAGTGACGGACATGGTTTGTTCTATTTAGAAGAGATGTTCATCTGTTGGAATGTAAGCGATGCACAAGGTACTAGAGAAGATTTTCATCGGAATTTCAGACAGTTACTTACAGCTAGGAAAGACACCTCATGTTATTGTCATCAAGCAAAACCACCTTCATATCTCCTTCTGATATGGCAGGCTTGATCAGCAGCACATGGTGCGATCTGCACAGGCAGACGAAACGAGAAAATCCATATTCTCCATCTTCACTCCCACTATCTATCTCAACTCACTAacattccctcttctcttctatcgtTTCTCTCCGatgtccatcttctctctctgagATGTGTGCTCACACAGAGCTCTTCCTGTGCCTGTCCCTGTGGAGATAGGTCTGAAGGTGTTACTATCTTCAGAGTGGGGCTGTACCTGGATGGCTGCCAGGTTCTTCTCTTCTTGCGATGGCGCCTGGTGGACAAACCGCAGCCAATTGGCATGGCGAGGGTTACTGGCATCCAACACATAGAGCACATCGCCTTTACTACCTCGGACCTGCAACAGAGAACAAACATGCCTGTCAAGGACATGAAATACTGTTGACATGTCTTATTTCCATACAGGTTTAGCATCTTGATCTAGCTTTCTGTTCATCTGGACATGCAGTTTTAACAAACTAAATCACAGTTGCTATGGGAAAAAACCTGTGATATAAAACTATGTGGTCCTATCCAATATAACATGACAGTTAAAGGCTGCTAGATGATTATACTGTAATTTCAGATGTAACCACACCTGAATTCTTTATTGCTTACAGATACACATAATCTCACTGATCAGAAA is a genomic window containing:
- the LOC124037832 gene encoding PR domain zinc finger protein 5-like, translating into MTMLGMYVPDRFSLKSSKVQDGIGLYTARRVKKGEKFGPFAGEKKLQSELDESTDTRLMWEVRGSKGDVLYVLDASNPRHANWLRFVHQAPSQEEKNLAAIQDGENIFYLAVDDIETDTEMLIGYLDSDMEEEEEDEEEEIIKEEDEDSKEAKHLIEMELVIKKEDHPCLLCESSFPSEEILAAHLQSLHQRPITEEKEYKCRNCGKKFPIKQALQRHVLHCAETLGHSGDSSRGHHQCSLCHITFSSESSYDQHKEACRGDARFICKAESCGKRFKSKDALKKHKGNVHTGSSRRKLMCTICNRKCSSLLNLQEHRKVHEIFDCTACDKKFISTNQLKRHMITHSEKRPYTCEICSRSFKRLDQVTAHKIIHSEDKPYKCKLCGKEFAHRNVYKNHKKTHSEERPFQCEECKALFRTPFSLQRHLLIHNSERTFKCDQCDATFKRKDTLNVHIQVVHDGHKKYKCDLCEKAFVTPSVLKSHKKTHTGEKEKICPYCGQKFASNGTLRVHIRSHTGERPYQCPYCDKAFSKNDGLKMHIRTHTREKPYKCSECNKAFSQKRGLDEHMRTHTGEKPFQCDVCDLSFSLKKMLSRHKLTHNPNRPMAECSLCHKKFTRNDYLKVHMENVHGETEG